Proteins encoded together in one Onychomys torridus chromosome 1, mOncTor1.1, whole genome shotgun sequence window:
- the Tomm40 gene encoding mitochondrial import receptor subunit TOM40 homolog produces the protein MGNVLAASSPPAGPPPPPTPSLVGLPPPPPSPPGFTLPPLGGGLGAGSSAGRGSERTPGAAASGAAGASDDGGCGCLPNPGTFEECHRKCKELFPVQMEGVKLTVNKGLSNRFQVTHTVALGTIGESNYHFGVTYVGTKQLSPTEAFPVLVGDMDNSGSLNAQIIHQLSPGLRSKMAIQTQQSKFVNWQVDGEYRGSDFTAAVTLGNPDVLVGSGILVAHYLQSITPCLALGGELVYHRRPGEEGTVMSLAGKYTLNNWLATVTLGQAGMHATYYHKASDQLQVGVEFEASTRMQDTSASFGYQLDLPKANFLFKGSVNSNWIVGATLEKKLPPLPLTLSLCAFLNHRKNKFLCGFGLTIG, from the exons ATGGGGAACGTGCTGGCTGCTAGCTCGCCTCCCGCGGGGCCACCGCCGCCTCCTACGCCGTCCCTCGTCgggctgccgccgccgccgccttcgCCGCCGGGCTTCACGCTGCCGCCGCTCGGGGGCGGCCTGGGCGCTGGGTCGAGCGCGGGCCGCGGCTCGGAACGGACTCCCGGGGCTGCGGCCAGCGGCGCTGCGGGGGCCTCGGACGATGGGGGCTGCGGCTGCCTTCCCAACCCGGGCACGTTCGAGGAGTGCCACCGGAAGTGCAAGG AGCTGTTTCCAGTTCAGATGGAGGGTGTCAAACTTACAGTCAACAAAGGGTTGAGTAACCGTTTCCAG GTGACCCACACAGTAGCCCTCGGCACAATTGGGGAGTCCAATTACCACTTTGGGGTCACGTACGTGGGGACAAAGCAGCTGAGTCCCACAGAG GCGTTCCCCGTGCTGGTGGGTGACATGGACAACAGTGGCAGCCTCAACGCACAGATCATCCATCAGCTGAGCCCAGGCCTCAGGTCCAAGATGGCCATCCAG ACCCAGCAGTCGAAGTTCGTGAACTGGCAGGTGGATGGGGAGTACCGGGGTTCCGACTTCACAGCCGCAGTCACCCTAGGCAACCCAGATGTCTTGGTGGGTTCAG GAATCCTGGTGGCTCACTATCTCCAGAGCATCACACCGTGTCTGGCCCTGGGGGGAGAGCTCGTCTACCACCGGCGGCCTGGAGAAGAGGGCACTGTAATGTCTCTAGCTGGGAAATACACAC TGAACAACTGGTTGGCAACAGTAACACTGGGCCAGGCAGGCATGCACGCGACTTATTACCACAAAGCCAGTGACCAG ctgcAGGTGGGtgtagagtttgaggccagcaccaGGATGCAGGACACCAGTGCCTCCTTTGGGTACCAGCTGGACCTGCCCAAGGCCAACTTCCTCTTCAAAG GCTCTGTGAACAGTAACTGGATTGTGGGCGCCACGCTGGAGAAGAAGCTGCCACCTCTTCCCCTGACACTGTCCCTCTGCGCCTTCCTGAACCACCGCAAGAATAAGTTCCTGTGCGGCTTTGGCCTCACCATCGGCTGA